From a region of the Carbonactinospora thermoautotrophica genome:
- a CDS encoding helix-turn-helix domain-containing protein, whose protein sequence is MPDPASDTRQPARAAKERVPNLVLRRVRHEMCLSQAEFAEELARVAREMGLNLATDEKRIGRWERGEVRWPQPAYRRALKKLTGRPAQELGFIPPYEWAGG, encoded by the coding sequence ATGCCCGACCCCGCGTCGGACACCCGTCAGCCCGCCCGCGCCGCCAAGGAGCGCGTCCCCAACCTCGTGCTGCGCCGCGTCCGGCACGAGATGTGCCTGAGCCAGGCCGAGTTCGCCGAGGAACTGGCCCGGGTCGCCCGCGAGATGGGGCTCAACCTCGCCACCGATGAGAAGCGGATCGGCCGCTGGGAGCGTGGCGAGGTGCGCTGGCCCCAGCCAGCGTACCGGCGCGCGCTCAAGAAGCTGACCGGCCGGCCCGCCCAGGAGCTGGGTTTCATCCCGCCGTACGAGTGGGCGGGCGGGTGA
- a CDS encoding CdiA C-terminal domain-containing protein: MLPGELVFVLDLLGFTWPQADEDKLEDCARAWRDFADEVEHVLADADRVARAVVAENQGVSIAAFEEYWPRLGGGSGQLREAADAARLVADVLEGFAEAVRWAKRLVLAQLVACAASLAAGPLSAAAQQGFRLAIRKALDELLERVVRSLLPRLKSEVGEVFARILREPRRHLEDFAAGLRASLQGMGGPPLALAGDAPAGALARRLDDLTHVEAGGGGPNLMAMLSGNGPSKLSSGTSKGGKHLGPKRPLGHIDESDAQFNDAERKLAELLKSEGKHVKAVPRQENVRTPDALVDGVPTEFKTLTKPNPKTLKYALDSAKGQSGNALIDARGIGMTQENVQKGLELFLKYNPNRMQSIRIVGDDFEIIWP, translated from the coding sequence ATGCTCCCCGGCGAGCTGGTGTTCGTCCTGGACCTGCTGGGCTTCACCTGGCCGCAGGCCGATGAGGACAAGCTGGAGGACTGCGCTCGGGCCTGGCGGGACTTCGCCGACGAGGTCGAGCACGTCCTCGCCGACGCCGACCGGGTGGCGCGGGCGGTGGTGGCGGAGAACCAGGGGGTGTCGATCGCGGCGTTCGAGGAGTACTGGCCGCGCCTCGGCGGCGGGAGCGGGCAGCTGCGTGAGGCGGCGGACGCCGCCCGGCTGGTCGCCGACGTGTTGGAGGGGTTCGCCGAGGCGGTCCGGTGGGCCAAACGCCTGGTGCTCGCCCAGCTTGTGGCGTGCGCGGCGTCGCTGGCCGCCGGACCGCTGTCCGCGGCAGCGCAGCAGGGGTTTCGGCTGGCCATCCGCAAGGCCCTGGACGAGCTGCTCGAACGCGTCGTCCGCAGCCTGCTGCCCCGGCTGAAGAGCGAGGTCGGCGAGGTCTTCGCGCGTATCCTGCGCGAGCCGCGCCGGCACCTGGAGGACTTCGCCGCCGGCCTGCGCGCCTCCCTGCAGGGCATGGGCGGCCCGCCCCTGGCCCTGGCCGGGGACGCGCCCGCCGGTGCCTTGGCCCGCCGGCTCGACGACCTCACCCACGTCGAAGCCGGGGGCGGCGGCCCGAACCTCATGGCCATGCTGTCCGGCAACGGACCCAGTAAGTTGAGTTCTGGCACCAGTAAAGGCGGAAAGCACCTGGGTCCAAAGAGGCCGCTCGGGCACATCGACGAGAGCGACGCCCAATTCAACGACGCCGAGCGCAAGCTTGCGGAGCTGCTGAAGTCTGAGGGCAAGCATGTCAAGGCAGTCCCCAGACAAGAAAACGTCCGCACTCCGGATGCACTGGTCGACGGAGTGCCTACCGAGTTCAAGACCCTGACAAAACCCAACCCTAAAACCCTCAAGTATGCTCTGGACAGCGCGAAGGGACAGTCCGGAAACGCGCTCATCGACGCACGCGGGATCGGCATGACCCAGGAGAACGTACAGAAAGGTCTGGAACTATTCTTGAAGTACAACCCGAATCGGATGCAGTCGATCAGAATCGTCGGCGACGACTTCGAGATCATCTGGCCATGA